Proteins co-encoded in one bacterium genomic window:
- a CDS encoding ABC transporter substrate-binding protein, translated as MDETFSRRGATSEGGRVTRRTLLRAGALAAASGAVGARLLGSRTEARAAGLARATLRLNFNPNAEHAPYYLGKKKGYYADQGIDLSILPGTGSAAAVQLVGAGDSMFGVAVADAVTVGRAQKIPVVSLGVLLQNSPTVLVSLKSKNIMKPADLYGKKVGDNPASTVHAFWNAFLKINNLDPARITVVNVTASVGPLIAGSIDAAGLLLTNEVVVIQSRGLPLNILNYADYRVKSYGQTIFTSEGLLNGNRDLARRMALATFKSWTYTLDHVDEAIAALAEAVPETDRKLEAAKWPAIKSLVWSPDARAHGFGYQTLAGWTQTYNTFRAGGMIQNDFDPKTIFTDIAPQK; from the coding sequence ATGGATGAGACGTTTTCGAGGCGCGGCGCCACGAGCGAAGGCGGACGCGTGACCCGCCGGACGCTGCTCCGCGCCGGAGCGCTTGCCGCCGCATCCGGGGCCGTCGGGGCGCGGCTCCTCGGCAGCCGCACGGAGGCCCGCGCGGCCGGGCTGGCGAGGGCGACGCTGCGCCTCAACTTCAATCCCAACGCCGAGCACGCGCCCTACTACCTCGGGAAGAAGAAGGGCTACTACGCGGATCAAGGCATCGACCTGAGCATCCTGCCCGGCACCGGCTCGGCCGCGGCCGTGCAGCTCGTCGGGGCGGGAGACAGCATGTTCGGCGTCGCCGTCGCGGACGCGGTCACGGTAGGACGGGCGCAGAAGATTCCCGTCGTCTCGCTCGGCGTGCTGCTGCAGAACAGCCCGACGGTGCTCGTGTCCCTTAAGAGCAAGAACATCATGAAGCCCGCGGACCTGTACGGGAAGAAGGTGGGCGACAATCCGGCGAGCACGGTCCACGCGTTCTGGAACGCGTTCCTCAAGATCAACAACCTCGACCCGGCCCGTATCACCGTCGTGAACGTGACCGCGTCGGTGGGCCCGCTGATCGCCGGCAGCATCGACGCCGCGGGTCTGCTGCTGACGAACGAGGTCGTGGTGATCCAGAGCCGCGGCCTCCCGCTCAACATCCTCAACTACGCCGACTACCGTGTGAAGAGCTACGGGCAGACGATCTTCACCAGCGAGGGCTTGCTGAACGGCAACCGGGATCTCGCCAGGCGCATGGCGCTGGCGACGTTCAAGTCCTGGACCTATACGCTCGACCACGTGGACGAGGCGATCGCGGCGCTCGCGGAGGCGGTGCCGGAGACCGACCGGAAGCTCGAGGCCGCGAAGTGGCCGGCCATCAAGAGCCTGGTCTGGAGCCCGGACGCGCGGGCGCACGGCTTTGGCTACCAGACGCTCGCCGGCTGGACGCAGACCTACAACACGTTCCGCGCCGGCGGGATGATCCAGAACGACTTCGATCCGAAGACCATCTTCACCGACATCGCGCCGCAGAAGTAA
- a CDS encoding M20/M25/M40 family metallo-hydrolase, with the protein MPNTARAPLDERYLVDVLSRLARVPTDVPLGFDTLMEPDDPKLVHYVQNVVRPELAAIGVYDLLDVPRNNLVARLGAGRSGRTLLIQNYTPAQHHNLMDAPFSGKIGNAAAYGCPEPAVFGQGVSQNKAHQAVMLAVLKMLAEAGGELRGTLYWAVNNEGRSSHACSEAIIAALDPKPSFGVIQIGTGLKLSLGNRGRVDVNVHVRGRAAHSSTPEEGLGAIDAAVEITARLRRLKWADRHPILGGRHAIVYKMRFEPVAPHTLPAEAFLTVDRRLLPGDDPEVATDEVRRAIGDMAPYEVSVETGVLMWPALVDPHLDWVTAFHAAHRAVAGADPEIVYGRGTFDAGGPCRLGVPTVMYGATGGVWPTGADFVPVSQVVAEARVLAELIRSQLQ; encoded by the coding sequence ATGCCGAACACCGCCCGCGCGCCTCTGGACGAGCGCTACCTCGTCGATGTTCTGTCGCGGCTCGCCCGCGTCCCGACCGACGTGCCGCTCGGCTTCGACACGCTGATGGAGCCGGACGACCCGAAGCTCGTCCACTACGTCCAGAACGTGGTGCGCCCGGAACTGGCGGCGATCGGCGTTTACGATCTTCTCGACGTTCCGCGCAACAATCTCGTCGCGCGGCTCGGCGCCGGCCGCTCGGGCCGGACGCTGTTGATTCAGAACTACACGCCGGCGCAGCACCACAATCTGATGGACGCACCGTTCTCCGGCAAGATCGGCAACGCCGCGGCGTACGGCTGCCCCGAGCCCGCCGTCTTCGGCCAGGGCGTCAGCCAGAACAAAGCGCATCAGGCCGTCATGCTTGCCGTTCTCAAGATGCTGGCCGAGGCGGGCGGAGAGCTCCGGGGTACGCTCTACTGGGCCGTCAACAACGAGGGCCGCAGCAGCCACGCCTGCTCGGAGGCGATCATCGCCGCGCTCGATCCCAAGCCGTCGTTCGGCGTGATTCAGATCGGGACGGGGCTGAAACTTTCGCTCGGCAACCGCGGCCGTGTCGACGTCAACGTGCACGTCCGGGGGCGGGCCGCGCACTCGAGCACGCCGGAAGAGGGCCTCGGCGCGATCGACGCGGCCGTCGAAATCACCGCCCGGCTGCGGCGGCTCAAGTGGGCCGACCGGCATCCGATCCTCGGCGGCCGGCACGCGATCGTCTACAAGATGCGCTTCGAGCCGGTCGCCCCGCACACGCTGCCGGCGGAGGCGTTCCTCACCGTCGACCGGCGCCTCCTGCCCGGCGACGACCCCGAAGTGGCCACCGACGAGGTGCGCCGAGCGATCGGCGACATGGCGCCCTACGAGGTCTCCGTGGAGACCGGCGTCTTGATGTGGCCGGCGCTTGTCGATCCGCATCTCGACTGGGTGACCGCGTTCCACGCCGCGCACCGCGCGGTCGCCGGCGCGGATCCGGAGATCGTGTACGGGCGTGGCACCTTCGACGCCGGCGGGCCCTGCCGGCTGGGTGTGCCGACCGTGATGTACGGCGCAACCGGCGGCGTGTGGCCGACCGGCGCCGACTTCGTACCGGTCTCGCAGGTGGTCGCGGAGGCCCGGGTCCTCGCCGAGCTGATCCGCTCCCAACTTCAATAA
- a CDS encoding arginase family protein: MAFRLSPVPAGRPTFLDVPRCPDLGALDADIAVLGVPFCVPYDLQTAASQSRAPAALREQSMRYVPWYATNYDFDFGDDLFAGRNIRIVDCGDVAMVAGHWDEAPPAAEAAVKAILARGAVPFVLGGDDSVPIPVLRAYAEQPPICVVQIDAHIDWRDEREGIRDGLSSPMRRASEMRWVRGMAQIGLRGFGSGRRVEFDDARAYGSVLIGAAEIHRTGVEAALAKVPAADRYFITLDVDGLDPSAAPAVASPAFGGLTYDEASGVLRGVAARGRVAGFDVVEIMPDLAGGDLTCRVSVRLMLNLIGAMAHAGRIGGRPR, from the coding sequence ATGGCTTTCCGTCTGTCGCCGGTCCCCGCCGGCCGTCCGACCTTTCTCGACGTGCCCCGCTGCCCGGACCTAGGCGCGCTGGACGCCGACATCGCCGTGCTCGGCGTGCCGTTCTGCGTCCCGTACGATCTGCAGACGGCGGCGTCCCAGAGCCGGGCGCCCGCGGCGCTGCGCGAGCAGTCGATGCGGTACGTCCCGTGGTACGCGACCAACTACGATTTCGACTTCGGCGACGACCTGTTCGCCGGCCGCAACATCCGGATCGTCGACTGCGGTGACGTGGCGATGGTCGCGGGACACTGGGACGAAGCGCCGCCCGCGGCGGAGGCGGCGGTCAAGGCGATCCTGGCGCGGGGCGCGGTGCCGTTCGTGTTGGGCGGCGACGACTCCGTGCCGATTCCCGTACTGCGCGCCTACGCCGAGCAGCCGCCGATCTGCGTCGTGCAGATCGACGCGCACATCGACTGGCGCGACGAGCGGGAGGGGATCCGGGACGGACTCAGCAGCCCGATGCGGCGGGCGTCCGAGATGCGGTGGGTCCGGGGCATGGCGCAGATCGGTCTCCGCGGGTTCGGCAGCGGGCGGCGGGTGGAGTTCGACGACGCGCGCGCGTACGGCTCGGTGCTGATCGGCGCCGCCGAGATCCATCGTACCGGCGTCGAAGCCGCGCTGGCGAAAGTGCCCGCCGCGGACCGTTACTTCATTACGCTCGACGTGGACGGTCTCGACCCGTCGGCCGCCCCGGCGGTCGCCAGCCCGGCGTTCGGCGGACTCACCTACGATGAAGCGAGCGGCGTGCTGCGCGGGGTCGCGGCGCGCGGCCGCGTCGCGGGGTTCGACGTGGTGGAGATCATGCCGGACCTCGCCGGCGGCGACCTGACCTGCCGCGTCAGCGTCCGCCTCATGCTCAATTTGATCGGCGCGATGGCCCACGCCGGCCGGATCGGCGGACGGCCGCGATGA